From a single Saimiri boliviensis isolate mSaiBol1 chromosome 7, mSaiBol1.pri, whole genome shotgun sequence genomic region:
- the TSPAN31 gene encoding tetraspanin-31 isoform X2: MGAELVGLLLIGVAAWGKGLGLVSSIHIIGGVMAVGVFLLLIAVAGLVGAVNHHQVLLFFYMIILGLVFIFQFVISCSCLAINRSKQTDVINASWWVMSNKTRDELERSFNCCGLFNLTTLYQQDYDFCTAICKSQSPTCQMCGEKFLKHSDEALKILGGVGLFFSFTEILGVWLAMRFRNQKDPRANPSAFL, translated from the exons ATGGGAGCTGAG CTGGTGGGCTTGTTGCTCATTGGAGTGGCTGCTTGGGGCAAGGGCCTGGGTCTGGTGTCCAGCATCCACATCATCGGTGGAGTCATGGCTGTGGGAGTCTTCCTTCTCCTTATTGCAGTGGCTGGATTGGTGGGTGCTGTCAACCACCACCAAGTCCTGCTGTTCTTT TACATGATCATTCTCGGTTTGGTCTTCATCTTCCAGTTTGTTATCTCTTGCTCATGTCTGGCTATTAACCGAAGCAAACAG ACAGATGTCATCAATGCTTCTTGGTGGGTCATGAGCAACAAGACTCGGGATGAACTGGAAAGAAGTTTCAATTGTTGTGGCTTATTCAACCTCACAACCCTGTATCAACAAGACTATGATTTCTGCACTGCA ATCTGCAAGAGCCAGAGCCCAACATGCCAGATGTGTGGAGAAAAGTTTCTTAAGCATTCAGATGAAGCCCTGAAAATCCTGGGGGGTGTTGGACTCTTCTTTAGCTTTACAGAG ATCCTTGGTGTTTGGCTAGCAATGAGATTTCGGAATCAGAAGGATCCTAGAGCCAACCCCAGTGCCTTTCTATGA
- the TSPAN31 gene encoding tetraspanin-31 isoform X1, with the protein MVCGGFACSKNALCALNVVYMLVGLLLIGVAAWGKGLGLVSSIHIIGGVMAVGVFLLLIAVAGLVGAVNHHQVLLFFYMIILGLVFIFQFVISCSCLAINRSKQTDVINASWWVMSNKTRDELERSFNCCGLFNLTTLYQQDYDFCTAICKSQSPTCQMCGEKFLKHSDEALKILGGVGLFFSFTEILGVWLAMRFRNQKDPRANPSAFL; encoded by the exons ATGGTTTGCGGCGGCTTTGCCTGCTCCAAGAATGCGCTTTGCGCTCTCAACGTGGTCTACATG CTGGTGGGCTTGTTGCTCATTGGAGTGGCTGCTTGGGGCAAGGGCCTGGGTCTGGTGTCCAGCATCCACATCATCGGTGGAGTCATGGCTGTGGGAGTCTTCCTTCTCCTTATTGCAGTGGCTGGATTGGTGGGTGCTGTCAACCACCACCAAGTCCTGCTGTTCTTT TACATGATCATTCTCGGTTTGGTCTTCATCTTCCAGTTTGTTATCTCTTGCTCATGTCTGGCTATTAACCGAAGCAAACAG ACAGATGTCATCAATGCTTCTTGGTGGGTCATGAGCAACAAGACTCGGGATGAACTGGAAAGAAGTTTCAATTGTTGTGGCTTATTCAACCTCACAACCCTGTATCAACAAGACTATGATTTCTGCACTGCA ATCTGCAAGAGCCAGAGCCCAACATGCCAGATGTGTGGAGAAAAGTTTCTTAAGCATTCAGATGAAGCCCTGAAAATCCTGGGGGGTGTTGGACTCTTCTTTAGCTTTACAGAG ATCCTTGGTGTTTGGCTAGCAATGAGATTTCGGAATCAGAAGGATCCTAGAGCCAACCCCAGTGCCTTTCTATGA
- the CDK4 gene encoding cyclin-dependent kinase 4: MATSRYEPVAEIGVGAYGTVYKARDPHSGHFVALKSVRVPNGGAGGGLPVSTVREVALLRRLEAFEHPNVVRLMDVCATSRTDREIKVTLVFEHVDQDLRTYLDKAPPPGLPAETIKDLMRQFLRGLDFLHANCIVHRDLKPENILVTSGGTVKLADFGLARIYSYQMALTPVVVTLWYRAPEVLLQSTYATPVDMWSVGCIFAEMFRRKPLFCGNSEADQLGKIFDLIGLPPEDDWPRDVSLPRGAFHPRGPRPVQSVVPEMEELGAHLLLEMLTFNPHKRISAFRALQHSYLHKDEGNQE, translated from the exons ATGGCTACCTCTCGATATGAGCCAGTGGCTGAAATTGGTGTCGGTGCCTATGGGACAGTGTACAAGGCCCGTGATCCCCACAGTGGCCACTTTGTGGCCCTCAAGAGTGTGAGAGTCCCCAatggaggagctggaggaggcctTCCCGTCAGCACAGTTCGTGAAGTGGCTTTACTGAGGCGACTGGAGGCTTTTGAGCATCCCAACGTAGTCCG GCTGATGGATGTCTGTGCCACATCCCGAACTGACCGAGAGATCAAGGTAACCCTGGTGTTTGAGCATGTAGACCAAGATCTAAGGACGTATCTGGACAAGGCACCCCCACCAGGCTTGCCAGCTGAGACCATCAAG GATCTGATGCGCCAGTTTCTAAGAGGCCTAGATTTTCTTCATGCCAATTGCATCGTTCACCGAGATCTGAAGCCAGAGAACATTCTGGTGACAAGTGGTGGAACAGTCAAGCTGGCTGACTTTGGCCTGGCGAGAATCTACAGCTACCAGATGGCACTTACACCCGTG GTTGTTACACTCTGGTACCGAGCTCCCGAAGTTCTTCTGCAGTCCACATATGCAACACCTGTGGACATGTGGAGTGTTGGCTGTATCTTTGCTGAGATGTTTCGTCGAAA GCCTCTCTTCTGCGGAAACTCTGAAGCTGACCAGTTGGGCAAAATCTTTGA CCTGATTGGGCTGCCTCCAGAGGATGACTGGCCTCGAGATGTATCTCTGCCCCGTGGAGCCTTTCACCCCCGAGGGCCCCGCCCAGTGCAGTCGGTGGTACCCGAGATGGAGGAGTTGGGAGCACATCTGCTGCTG GAAATGCTGACTTTTAACCCACACAAGCGAATCTCTGCCTTTCGAGCTCTGCAGCACTCTTATCTACATAAGGATGAAGGTAATCAAGAGTGA
- the MARCHF9 gene encoding E3 ubiquitin-protein ligase MARCHF9: MTTKAPFPALERPFRNQLAKRTRGKLGWGRALVLIPGKGLHLPHARPGCCEGGPLSGPRSLFLRPHTPELGPGCQRGARKLGGRGERRTFRARDRHPGAEGRPGAALTGRRAESSTRVHTPLPWPLPFLHPPRARTLAPAPGDTCSGGAGRGCAAAAPSPLPLPVPPLPPSFTRSPAPAPPARRSGGVSAAAAAGRSRHLPPPSARAEPSLIPEPERDWNREDSHGGRLRRRRTWARNPGGPARSGPRPAGRGTLSPSPRPLPRPWPPTPPPPGRQPARLRKPQSPGGGSSERRSQAPKTPARLGSPARAPFPALSSPFPPPPASPTCTPPPAPGARTMLKSRLRMFLNELKLLVLTGGGRPRAEPQPRGGGGGGCGWAPFAGCSTRDGDGDEEEYYGSEPRARGLAGDKEPRAGPLPPPAPPLPPPGALDALSLSSSLDSGLRTPQCRICFQGPEQGELLSPCRCDGSVRCTHQPCLIRWISERGSWSCELCYFKYQVLAISTKNPLQWQAISLTVIEKVQIAAIVLGSLFLVASISWLIWSSLSPSAKWQRQDLLFQICYGMYGFMDVVCIGLIVHEGSSVYRIFKRWQAVNQQWKVLNYDKTKDIGGDAGGGTAGKPGPRTSRTGPPSGATSRPPAAQRMRTLLPQRCGYTILHLLGQLRPPDARSSSHSGREVVMRVTTV; this comes from the exons ATGACCACAAAGGCCCCATTTCCCGCCCTTGAGCGACCCTTTCGTAACCAGCTCGCGAAACGCACGCGTGGAAAGCTGGGATGGGGGAGGGCACTGGTTCTCATTCCTGGGAAGGGGCTGCACTTACCTCACGCCAGGCCGGGGTGCTGCGAGGGCGGCCCGTTATCGGGGCCCCGGAGCCTGTTCCTGCGGCCCCATACACCCGAGCTCGGTCCCGG ATGCCAAAGAGGCGCGCGGAAACTGGGAGGGCGGGGCGAACGCCGGACGTTCAGGGCACGTGACCGCCACCCAGGCGCCGAGGGGCGGCCAGGAGCCGCTTTGACGGGGAGGAGAGCGGAGAGC TCTACTCGTGTGCACACTCCCCTTCCTTGGCCACTCCCCTTCCTCCACCCTCCCCGGGCTCGCACACTAGCCCCCGCccctggggacacctgctctggCGGGGCAGGGCGGGGATGCGCAGCCGCggccccttctcctctccccctccccgtCCCGCCCCTCCCTCCATCTTTCACCCGCTCCCCGGCTCCCGCCCCGCCCGCCCGCCGCTCCGGGGGGgtctccgccgccgccgccgccggaaGGAGCCGCCATTTGCCACCGCCGAGCGCACGGGCCGAGCCGAGCCTGATCCCCGAGCCGGAGCGAGACTGGAACCGGGAGGACAGCCATGGGGGGCGGCTCCGCCGCAGGAGGACCTGGGCGCGTAACCCCGGGGGCCCGGCCCGCTCCGGACCCAGACCCGCGGGGCGCGGCACCCTGAGTccctctccccgccccctgccccggCCATGGCCGCCCACCCCGCCGCCCCCGGGCCGCCAGCCCGCTCGGCTCCGCAAGCCCCAGAGCCCCGGCGGTGGCAGCAGTGAACGGCGGTCGCAGGCCCCGAAGACCCCGGCCCGGCTTGGCTCTCCAGCACGCGCCCCCTTCCCGGCCttgtcctctcccttccccccgCCGCCAGCGAGCCCCACTTGCacgccgccccccgcccccggcGCCCGGACGATGCTCAAGTCTCGGCTCCGCATGTTCCTGAACGAGCTGAAGCTGCTGGTGCTGACGGGCGGGGGGCGGCCCCGGGCCGAGCCGCAGCCCCGGGGGGGCGGGGGAGGCGGCTGCGGCTGGGCGCCCTTCGCCGGCTGCTCCACCCGGGACGGCGACGGCGACGAGGAGGAGTACTACGGGTCGGAGCCGCGGGCCCGGGGCCTGGCCGGCGACAAGGAGCCGCGGGCCGGACCCCTgccgccgcccgcgccgccgCTGCCGCCCCCGGGCGCGCTGGACGCCCTGTCGCTCAGTAGCAGCCTGGACAGTGGACTCCGAACCCCCCAGTGCCGGATCTGCTTCCAGGGCCCGGAGCAG GGGGAGCTCTTGAGCCCCTGCCGCTGCGACGGCTCCGTGCGCTGCACGCACCAGCCCTGCCTCATCCGCTGGATCAGTGAGAGGGGCTCTTGGAGCTGTGAGCTCTGCTACTTCAAGTACCAGGTCCTGGCGATCAGCACCAAGAACCCACTGCAG TGGCAGGCCATCTCTCTGACGGTCATCGAGAAGGTCCAGATTGCTGCCATAGTCCTGGGCTCACTCTTCCTGGTTGCCAGCATCTCCTGGCTCATCTGGTCCTCACTCAGCCCTTCAGCCAAGTGGCAACGACAGGATCTGCTCTTTCAGATCTGCTACGGCATGTACGGTTTCATGGATGTCGTCTGCATAG GCCTCATCGTCCACGAAGGCTCCTCTGTCTACCGCATTTTCAAACGCTGGCAGGCAGTGAATCAGCAGTGGAAGGTCCTGAATTATGATAAAACCAAGGACATAGGAGGAGATGCAGGGGGAGGGACGGCAGGGAAGCCAGGCCCCAGGACCTCACGGACGGGCCCCCCCTCTGGGGCCACCAGCCGCCCCCCAGCTGCTCAGCGCATGCGGACGCTCTTGCCTCAGCGCTGCGGTTATACAATCTTGCACCTCCTGGGACAGCTGCGGCCACCAGATGCCCGTTCCAGCTCCCATTCTGGCCGAGAGGTTGTTATGAGGGTCACTACAGTCTGA